In Oryza sativa Japonica Group chromosome 1, ASM3414082v1, the genomic stretch tgtctgaatattgtcaattttttccagaatttttcataaccgtttatatggtttttgagcaaacgagggaacatccTTAAGGGAACATTATTaagggattagaatagtttccctaGTTCAGTCGTGTTTCCCGTGTTCTGACAAGTGGGGACAGCGCCACGTGCGCGCTCGCTCTTCTCCACATCTCGTGGACTCGTTCGTGGGCCCCGTTGCTGCCTTCCTGGTCTATAAATACACACACTACTATCACACTCTGCATCTCAAACCCAACTTCTTAAAGAACAAAAAACGATCAGCCATGAAGAGCGGCAGCCTGCTGACGCTCACCCTGGgagccctcctcctcgccggcatccccatctcctccgccgCTGTCACCCCCAACAGCAACATCCGCCTccccaccgacggcggcgacgaatgGCCGTCACCGCCGTGGGACTGCTGCGACAAGCTGAAGCAGTCGCCGCTCAGGATCTGGCCGCCCAAGTACAAGTGCCTGGACGAGGTCGaccactgcgccgccgcctgcgaggACTGCAAGcgtgccgacggcggcggctacgtCTGCCGGGACTGGTACTGGGGCGTCAACCCCGGGCCCAagtgcaccggcggcggcggcgaggaggcggtgagGTCGAGGCCGTGGAAATGCTGCGACGACGCCGTGTGCACAAGGTCGATGCCGCCGACGTGCAGCTGCCAGGACAAGGTGAAGTCGTGCTCCGGCGGCTGCGGCAAGTGCGTGCAGGTGGAGTCGCAGCCGCCGCGCTTCCGCTGCCTCGATCGCTACCACGGCTTCCCGGGGCCCAAGTGTCACAACCAGCCAGCTTAATTAGCTACTCATGTTAATTAGCCTCAGATCATACGATCCAACGGTGAATAAGAGCGACGCGTCGAGCAGGGGCGCACGCGCTGACCGCTCGATCAGCGTTAACGCCTTGCTTGCTGCCGAGTAGCAGTGACATATGTGTAACATTCGTGTGGTCacgtatgttttttttcctttattgtgttttttttctttattgtgTTTGTTTTATCTGGATCGTGAGGGAATGTTTCGGTGACCAGAGTACGTAGTACTAGTATGTTGTGGTTGCTGTCCAATAAATAAGATGAATTTGGTAGCAGTCTCAACTCTCAATAGTCTGTTTGTTTGGTCTCTTCTTACTAGCTAGAACATCATCGCATCACCTCCCAGAATTGGTTGTTTAACCGTAATAAAAAGGATCGATTAATTTGGTGTCAACAGGGAAGAACAGATCAGGGATGATTTTTGTCGTTTAATTTCACCCCGTTAATCCTATATGGCAATCACGTGTCGGCCATGCAAATTAATCATCCCGCCTCTGGCCTTCCCTGCTGGCTGTGATGAGCACGTGGATAAATCATCAGGTAGAATTCACGGGCGATAATTGTCCCATTGATCGCTTGTAGCAGTAACATGTTACCGGCAACAACTAAGCAAGCTTGGTCCGTTCATCGCTAGTTTCGGCCCAACAACGTAAGCCAGAGCCGCCGTTTCGGCCTAATAACATTAGCTCGGGTAGAAGGAGCCCGAAGAAGCCCATAGAGTTGGGCTCCTTCCCGCCTATTCGCCCATCACGGCCCATAAAATAGGCCCAATTCTCGGTGGCCCAAATAGTGTTGGGCTGGATAGAATGCAAATCGTCCGAGACAGGCCGTGCTGACGGGCTGTAGGGCCCACAGGCATCACGACGGCCGGCGGTAGGTAATTACCGCTGACCTTAGATCATGTTGCCATGTCACGTGgttatacggacacatatttaaattattaaacgtagtttaataataaaataaattacaagattcgtctataaactgcgagacgaatttattaagcctaattaatatgtcattaacaaatatttactgtagcaccacattatcaaatcgtGTAGCAATTAGCAAAAGATTCCTCTCGCAAATTTGTCGCAATctatgcaattaatttttttagcctatatttaatacttcatgcatatgTTCAACTGCGGTATATCCCATAGGTTCAGAGCATTGATAAAAGGTTGACAAATCTAGATAACTTTCTGTCGAAATACTAGTAGTATAGTTTGTAGTACTATCTCCAtcccatattacttgtcgctttgagttttattttaatatttaatcatttgtcctattcaaaaaaaaatttagaattattatttattttgtttgttacttgttttatcataaaagtactttaagtatgactatcattttttatatttggaccaatttttttaaataaaacgaatgattaaATGTTACATATAAAAAGTCAAAATTACAGGTAACATGGGACGGAGATGTAGTATTTTTTTCGGAGGGAGTAAAGTGAGGAGCACGACTGATCGATGATAGGTCAATCAATTGCGCGTCTTCTATTAATGGCTGGCTGGAATGAAAAGCCGCCGGCCACGTATGATACGATGGGagctagctagtactactaGAAAGTCAAGGCACGAGTCGTCTCTCGTCCCATTTGGACACTGACCAAGCAAGCAAACGCGGTTGCCGGCTTTGCCGCCTGCAACACTGCGATACAAACACACCCCACGGTCATGGACGACGTACGTACGTGTCTCCTCCATAAATCACCAGACTACCTGCACTAAACTAGCTCTGCACCCCGCCACCGGGTCGCGCGCGTCGTTGAAACGTCACACCTAGCTAACTGCACTGCACTTCTGCGTGTCTGCGTCGTGTACTCGTGTGCTTTGGTGTTTTAATTTCTCTCTATTTTGCTCTGCTGCTGCCATGCCGTGGTCGTGCGGCTGGtgcgggaggtggaggaggagcagcggcggaagaggaggaggcgctGATCGTGAGGccaacggcggtggcggcggcggcggcggcggggcggcgtcggggagggaggaggagcagtgGAGCCTCTTCATCGAGCTGCCCGTGCTGGAGGCCGCCACCCGTGGCTTCTCCGACGACAACCTCCTCGGCCGCGGCGGATTCGGCCCCGTCTACAAGGCTTGTTTCTTACTGCCATCTCATCGTCCCCTTTCGCCATGGCTTTGCTTTGCTGCTAGGCTGTTGCCCTGTTTTGCTTGTGGAATTCACCTAACATTAACAAAGACTGGTTTTTTATTGGTTGGTCAACAAAGCCATTCCTTGCTTTCCATTCTGATTTTGTCCTTTTCACCTACCAAAACGACACAAATGATTGATCTAACCCTGTCTATGTATGGGTAATGGGTGTACTATCTTTTCCATGGACAAATATCTTTTCTACTGTTTGCtggctctctctcttttttttttcaccactaaTAACTGATTATACCTGCTCTGCTACTTTCAGACATCATTTCGTCAAATTAATATGCGATATtagtttttttcctctcttttgaGATTCTAATCTCAACATTGCACGAACCAAAGCATCATTTTTACTCCTGCAAAGCAAAGCAGTAGTAGTAAATAATAAACGTACCATTACTTGTCAGGAATTTTACATCTTGGGAAGAATGAACTACTAACTGACAAAAAATCGGTTGATCTTGTTACCATCTCTCTTCAGGGGGTGCTCGAGAATGGGCAGGAGATCGCCGTCAAGAAGCTGTCGCTGGAGTCACGGCAAGGTGTGAGAGAGTTCTTGAACGAGGTGAGGCTGCTGCTCAAGGTGCAGCACAGGAACCTGGTCTCCCTGCTCGGATGCTGCGCTTCCTCCGGTCACAAGATGCTTGTCTACCCTTACTTCCCAAATGGC encodes the following:
- the LOC4325989 gene encoding Bowman-Birk type trypsin inhibitor, yielding MKSGSLLTLTLGALLLAGIPISSAAVTPNSNIRLPTDGGDEWPSPPWDCCDKLKQSPLRIWPPKYKCLDEVDHCAAACEDCKRADGGGYVCRDWYWGVNPGPKCTGGGGEEAVRSRPWKCCDDAVCTRSMPPTCSCQDKVKSCSGGCGKCVQVESQPPRFRCLDRYHGFPGPKCHNQPA